The proteins below come from a single Iocasia fonsfrigidae genomic window:
- the argF gene encoding ornithine carbamoyltransferase: MKKPSSTATNLNKESLRHMVTMNDFTRAEMDDMLELMSLLKEARRDNAVPHLFKDKSLAMIFEAGSTRTRVSFETAATLLGGHALFLSPRDIHLGTKESIDDTARVLSRMCDIIMARTNSGATTKALTKMSTVPVINGLDCVYHPTQMLADIFTMKEHMPAGKKLSDLTVAFMGDATDVCRSLLLTCTKYGMDFKQIGPKKYQMQEEWLKVADKNCAETGATYEITDDVSKVSECNAIYGDSFYWTTQLDEKEERLAAFMPDYVITKELMEKAAPGAILMHCLPANDKEEVTREVLEGSRSVAFDQAENRLTAQMAILVYFTHKYTKEPSQETLKKHETRIKDFLKKL, encoded by the coding sequence ATGAAAAAACCATCATCAACTGCAACAAACCTGAATAAAGAAAGTTTAAGACATATGGTTACTATGAATGATTTTACCAGAGCAGAAATGGATGATATGTTAGAATTAATGTCTTTACTAAAAGAAGCGAGACGTGACAATGCTGTGCCACACTTATTTAAAGATAAATCTTTAGCGATGATTTTTGAAGCAGGTTCAACCCGTACCAGGGTATCATTTGAAACCGCAGCAACACTGTTAGGAGGACATGCCTTATTTTTATCACCGCGTGATATTCATTTAGGTACAAAAGAATCAATCGATGATACTGCCCGGGTATTATCAAGAATGTGCGATATTATTATGGCACGTACAAACAGCGGTGCTACAACTAAAGCATTAACAAAAATGTCTACTGTTCCAGTAATTAATGGCTTAGATTGTGTATATCATCCAACACAGATGCTAGCTGATATTTTTACGATGAAAGAACATATGCCAGCGGGGAAAAAATTATCTGATCTAACGGTCGCTTTTATGGGAGATGCAACTGATGTTTGCCGTTCTCTTTTACTAACATGTACTAAATATGGAATGGACTTTAAGCAGATCGGACCTAAAAAATACCAGATGCAAGAAGAATGGTTGAAAGTTGCAGATAAAAACTGTGCTGAAACAGGAGCCACATATGAAATAACAGATGATGTTTCAAAGGTGTCTGAGTGTAATGCAATTTATGGAGATAGTTTTTATTGGACAACACAATTGGATGAAAAAGAAGAACGTTTAGCTGCTTTTATGCCAGACTATGTTATTACAAAAGAATTAATGGAAAAGGCTGCTCCAGGTGCAATTTTAATGCATTGTTTGCCAGCAAATGATAAAGAGGAAGTTACTCGAGAAGTATTGGAGGGCTCTAGAAGTGTCGCATTTGATCAAGCAGAAAACCGTTTAACTGCTCAAATGGCGATTTTGGTTTACTTTACTCATAAATATACTAAGGAGCCAAGCCAGGAAACACTTAAGAAGCACGAAACTAGAATTAAAGATTTTTTAAAAAAGCTTTAA
- a CDS encoding sodium:solute symporter family transporter, protein MNFNDLIPLIIIGLFFVGIIIIGKIASNKVSNSDDYLVAGRGAPLALIVGTLFATFWGGGTIIGATGAAYNEGMFGVIEDPFAAGLALIIIGLFFVKILRKLRIRSIGELYSYRFGAVTGYFASAVMIPTYIIWTAVQFLAIGKILNVLFDINFTLSYLMATVVVVIFTYMGGIVAVIWTDFIQMIIIFIGLVIILVVGIDIAGGVGNVIKHTPKGFWNIVPAKKGVMPWISYLAMWVGMGLGNIPSPDIAQRSFMAKDEKTAKKGMIIAGGLYWTIGFIPIIIALVCISLVSDGVIQGSIFAKDSELIIPILAKELLNPIGIGIFVASLLAAILSSASTSLFATAVLFSNDIYKPLIMEKLDNNKVEKDKQMLMATKSFVIIVGVLSAICGLASTNIYDLTIFAFTLQFGVLFFPFVIALKAKWATTYGIISGMIAGFLVNLLGSIFQLSIIPEPWEFYTLVPALVNLFFIVIVSFITKNKNKARALEEIYLD, encoded by the coding sequence TTGAATTTTAATGACCTTATCCCACTGATTATTATTGGTTTGTTTTTTGTCGGCATAATTATTATAGGGAAAATTGCTAGTAATAAAGTATCAAATTCAGATGATTATCTAGTAGCTGGAAGAGGTGCACCGCTTGCACTGATAGTAGGAACTCTTTTTGCGACTTTTTGGGGTGGAGGAACTATCATCGGTGCTACAGGAGCAGCGTATAATGAAGGAATGTTTGGGGTAATAGAAGACCCGTTTGCTGCTGGACTGGCGTTGATTATTATTGGTCTTTTCTTTGTGAAAATTTTAAGGAAATTAAGAATTCGATCTATAGGAGAACTTTACAGCTACCGTTTTGGTGCTGTTACTGGTTATTTTGCATCAGCGGTAATGATCCCAACTTATATTATATGGACTGCTGTACAGTTCTTAGCTATTGGTAAAATTCTTAATGTGCTTTTTGATATTAATTTCACATTATCTTATTTAATGGCAACAGTCGTTGTAGTTATATTTACGTATATGGGTGGAATTGTGGCCGTAATTTGGACGGATTTTATCCAAATGATTATTATTTTTATAGGACTTGTCATAATTTTAGTTGTTGGAATTGATATAGCTGGGGGTGTAGGTAATGTAATAAAACATACCCCAAAGGGATTCTGGAATATTGTTCCTGCTAAAAAAGGAGTAATGCCCTGGATAAGTTATCTTGCTATGTGGGTAGGAATGGGGTTAGGTAATATACCAAGTCCTGATATTGCCCAAAGATCTTTTATGGCAAAAGATGAGAAGACAGCTAAGAAAGGTATGATCATTGCAGGTGGATTATATTGGACTATTGGGTTTATTCCTATAATAATTGCCTTAGTTTGTATAAGTCTGGTTTCTGATGGAGTGATACAGGGGAGTATTTTCGCAAAAGATAGTGAGTTGATTATTCCAATTTTAGCTAAAGAGCTTTTAAATCCTATAGGAATTGGTATCTTTGTTGCATCGCTTTTAGCTGCAATTTTATCAAGTGCTAGTACATCTCTTTTTGCAACGGCAGTTCTTTTTTCTAATGATATTTACAAACCCCTGATAATGGAAAAATTAGATAATAATAAAGTGGAAAAAGATAAGCAGATGTTAATGGCCACAAAATCCTTTGTAATTATAGTAGGGGTGCTATCTGCGATCTGTGGATTAGCAAGCACAAATATTTATGATTTGACAATATTTGCTTTTACATTACAATTTGGAGTACTTTTCTTTCCCTTTGTGATAGCTTTAAAGGCCAAGTGGGCAACTACTTATGGCATTATTTCTGGAATGATAGCTGGATTTTTAGTAAATTTATTAGGGTCTATCTTTCAACTTTCGATAATTCCAGAACCATGGGAGTTTTATACTTTAGTACCAGCACTGGTTAATTTGTTTTTTATAGTTATAGTATCATTTATAACTAAAAATAAAAATAAAGCTAGGGCATTAGAAGAAATATATCTTGATTAA
- a CDS encoding Lrp/AsnC family transcriptional regulator, producing MSKKMKSFDKIDFKIIKELSKDARISASEIARTIDINERTVRRRINNLVESKAIRITTIVDPSMFGYHSIADINLKVDEEIYDEFIKSCKKNPNVCYIASGWGKANLAIETRFLDNEEMYNFINYKLPETKGVEVINFFIVPKIIYNIDEWTPVESDFKD from the coding sequence ATGTCTAAAAAAATGAAATCCTTTGACAAAATAGATTTTAAAATCATAAAAGAATTATCTAAAGATGCTAGAATTTCTGCCTCTGAAATAGCCCGAACAATTGATATCAACGAAAGAACAGTAAGAAGAAGAATTAATAATTTAGTAGAATCAAAAGCTATCCGCATCACAACAATAGTTGACCCAAGTATGTTTGGTTATCATTCCATCGCAGATATTAATCTTAAAGTAGATGAAGAAATTTATGATGAATTTATAAAATCTTGTAAGAAGAACCCCAATGTATGTTATATTGCATCTGGATGGGGAAAAGCAAATTTAGCTATCGAAACAAGATTTTTAGATAATGAAGAAATGTATAATTTCATCAACTACAAGCTTCCTGAAACTAAAGGAGTTGAAGTAATTAACTTTTTTATTGTTCCCAAAATAATCTATAATATTGACGAATGGACACCTGTAGAAAGTGATTTCAAAGATTAA
- a CDS encoding methyl-accepting chemotaxis protein gives MIEFFRKRSSVRNKLLAFILIPLVLSLGFLLYYTHKQVVTSVTGVVETNGLEQVKGNSREISKWLAGQEDILTLLEQSLELEEGWDKKNDIWGLMAKLNNRVKGLGTFINLILINPEGKAWTTQDREIYDVSSRKYFEKVKAKNNFVIGGAVVSQATNKEMFVIVAPVRDDKEQIIAYLAAEVLLKPLQDMVANCKIGETGYGYLIQNDGLVIAHPSKALNINMYNTEDESVTIEMANIAQKMTNKQSGVGRYNFEGVERYNYYSPVAGTDWSLALVVPVYELTVAAKTITIRSAIAYLVLFLVIGLIVYFVSASISGTVNAVEVALARVAEGDFTKKVRVKTNDELGKMADNLNETITSLNRSLAAVQESSLTVGNASNEIAEGNQDLSQRTQEQASSLQEVSATIQEITAAIEEVAAGSESASDLSENTIKVVNKGSEVVRDTTESMARITASSKEIADIITTINDIAFQTNLLALNAAVEAARAGEHGKGFAVVAAEVRNLAGKTADSAEEIEDLITNIIGQIEDGNQMVEKTGQSLQEIVENTEKSNKAVKEIAAAMQEQATSADQIQTAVEELDQVTQENAALVEEIASSSDSLNDEAEAMLKTVDKFKLDNEGDSSVIDTNIKGDNFTKEDNPKMNINEEDFEVF, from the coding sequence ATGATAGAATTCTTCAGGAAAAGGTCTTCTGTAAGAAATAAGTTATTAGCATTTATTTTAATACCATTAGTATTGAGTCTGGGCTTTCTTTTGTATTATACACATAAACAGGTTGTTACCAGTGTGACAGGTGTTGTCGAGACAAATGGTCTAGAGCAGGTAAAGGGTAATAGCCGTGAAATAAGTAAATGGCTGGCCGGGCAAGAAGATATCTTGACCTTATTGGAACAAAGTCTGGAGTTAGAAGAGGGTTGGGACAAAAAAAATGATATCTGGGGTTTGATGGCAAAACTTAATAATAGGGTAAAAGGGCTTGGTACTTTTATAAATCTAATATTGATAAACCCTGAGGGAAAAGCCTGGACAACCCAGGATCGAGAAATTTATGATGTCAGTTCACGAAAGTATTTTGAAAAAGTAAAGGCTAAAAATAATTTTGTTATTGGTGGTGCAGTTGTATCCCAGGCGACTAATAAAGAGATGTTTGTGATAGTTGCCCCGGTCAGAGATGATAAGGAGCAAATAATAGCTTATCTGGCGGCTGAGGTTTTATTAAAACCACTACAGGATATGGTTGCTAACTGTAAAATAGGAGAAACTGGTTATGGTTATTTAATACAGAATGATGGCCTGGTTATAGCCCATCCTAGTAAAGCTCTAAATATAAATATGTATAATACTGAGGATGAAAGTGTTACAATTGAAATGGCAAATATTGCACAAAAAATGACAAATAAGCAATCTGGTGTGGGGAGATATAATTTTGAAGGGGTTGAAAGGTATAATTATTATTCTCCTGTGGCTGGTACAGATTGGTCACTTGCCCTGGTAGTACCTGTTTATGAACTGACGGTAGCTGCTAAAACAATTACTATTAGATCAGCTATTGCCTATTTGGTTTTATTTCTTGTTATTGGATTAATTGTGTATTTTGTCTCTGCCTCTATCAGCGGGACTGTAAATGCTGTAGAAGTAGCCTTAGCTAGGGTGGCAGAGGGTGATTTTACTAAAAAAGTTAGAGTAAAAACCAATGATGAGCTTGGTAAGATGGCTGATAATCTTAATGAAACAATAACTTCCTTAAACAGAAGTCTGGCAGCAGTTCAGGAGTCATCACTGACTGTTGGTAATGCCTCCAATGAGATTGCTGAGGGTAATCAGGATTTATCACAGAGAACTCAGGAGCAGGCCTCTTCACTACAGGAGGTATCTGCTACAATTCAAGAAATTACAGCTGCTATAGAAGAGGTGGCGGCTGGCTCTGAGAGTGCCAGTGATTTAAGTGAAAATACGATTAAGGTAGTAAATAAGGGTTCAGAAGTTGTCAGGGATACTACGGAATCAATGGCCAGAATTACTGCTAGCAGTAAAGAGATTGCAGATATTATTACAACTATAAATGATATAGCCTTTCAGACAAATCTGTTGGCCTTAAATGCTGCAGTAGAAGCTGCCCGGGCAGGTGAACATGGCAAGGGTTTTGCTGTAGTAGCAGCTGAGGTTAGAAACCTGGCTGGAAAGACTGCTGATTCTGCAGAAGAGATCGAAGATTTGATTACAAATATAATTGGGCAGATAGAGGATGGTAATCAGATGGTTGAAAAGACAGGTCAGTCCTTACAGGAGATTGTAGAAAATACGGAGAAATCCAATAAAGCTGTTAAAGAAATTGCTGCTGCGATGCAGGAACAAGCTACCTCTGCTGATCAGATACAGACAGCGGTTGAGGAATTAGACCAGGTAACCCAGGAAAATGCAGCCTTAGTTGAAGAAATTGCTAGTTCGAGTGACTCTCTTAATGATGAAGCAGAGGCAATGTTAAAGACTGTAGACAAATTTAAACTGGATAATGAAGGGGATAGTAGTGTGATTGATACAAATATAAAAGGAGATAATTTTACAAAAGAAGATAATCCTAAAATGAATATAAATGAGGAGGACTTTGAAGTGTTTTGA